ACGCCCGCTTCTCGGCCACCGGCAAGCGCTACTGTTACCGCCTATTTGAAGGCTACGCCCCGCCTTGGGAAAACCGCTATTGCTGGTCACTGGGGAACCGCCGCCTGGACACCGCCGCTATGGCCGAGGCCGCCCGGTACTTTGTCGGGGAGCAGGACTTCACCGCCTTTGGGGCCAACCGACGGGACGGCTCCGCCGACAACCCGGTCAAGGACATGCGCCGGGCCGACGTGATCCGGCGGGGGCCGCGCATCACCGTCACGTTGGAGGCGAGCGGTTTTTTATACAAAATGGCCCGCAGCATGGCCGGTACGCTGGTCGAAGTGGGGCTGGGAAAAATGAGTCCCGACGAATTGGCCGCGATTCTGGCCAACCGTCGCCGGGTCGAGCAGGTCGCCACCGCCCCGGCCAAAGGCTTGTGGATGGAGCGGGTGTACTACACCGGCGAGCGCAAGCGAAAGTAGCCCATTACGGGTTGGCCTTCTTTTAACCACAGAGGGCACAAAGGCCACAGAGGTTCAGGGGAGAACTCCGCGCCTTTTGCGCCTTTGCGGTTAACAAAAACACGCCCGGGAAGTTTACGAATAAACTTCCGCGCCCTTTTGCTTAAACTCGTCGGCCTTTTCCTGCATGCCTTCTTCGAGGGCCTGCTCCTCGGTGATGCCCTTTTTCTCGGCGTACTCACGCACGTCCTGGGTGATCTTCATGGAGCAGAAGTTCGGCCCGCACATGGAGCAGAAGTGCGCGGTCTTGGCCCCCTCGGCGGGGAGGGTCTCGTCGTGGAAGGAACGGGCTTTTTCCGGGTCGAGTGAGAGGTTGAACTGGTCCTCCCAGCGGAACTCGAAGCGGGCCTTGGACAGAGCGTTGTCGCGGACCTGGGCCGCGGGGTGGCCCTTGGCGAGGTCGGCGGCGTGAGCGGCGATTTTGTAGGTGATGACGCCTTCGCGCACGTCGTTGCGGTCGGGCAGTCCGAGGTGCTCCTTCGGGGTGACGTAGCAGAGCATGGCTGTGCCGTACCAGCCGATCATGGCTGCGCCGATACCGCTGGTGATGTGGTCGTAGCCGGGGGCGATGTCGGTCGTCAACGGCCCGAGCGTGTAGAAGGGGGCCTCGTGGCACCACTCAAGCTGTTTTTCCATGTTCTCCTTGATCATGTGCATGGGCACGTGACCGGGGCCTTCGTTCATGACCTGCACGCCGTGCTCCCAGGCGCGGGTGGTCAGCTCGCCCTGCGTTTTCAACTCACCGAACTGGGCGGCATCATTGGCGTCGGCGATGGAGCCGGGGCGCAAGCCGTCGCCGATGGAGAAGGAAATGTCATAGGCGGCGCAGATTTCGCAAATCTCGTCCCAGTGGGTGTAGAGGAAGTTTTCCTTGTGGTGGGAGAGGCACCACTTGGCCATGATGGAGCCGCCGCGGCTGACGATGCCGGTCATGCGCCGGGCGGTCTGCGGGATGTAGCGCAGGAGCACCCCGGCGTGGATGGTGAAGTAGTCCACGCCCTGCTCGGCCTGCTCGATCAGGGTGTCGCGGTAAAGCTCCCAGGTCAGCTCTTCGGCCTTGCCGTTGACCTTTTCCAGCGCCTGGTAGATCGGGACGGTGCCCACGGGCACGGGGCAGTTGCGCAGGATCCACTCGCGGGTCTGGTGAATGTTTTTGCCGGTGGAAAGGTCCATCAGCGTGTCGCCGCCCCACTTGACGCTCCAGCGCATCTTTTCGACTTCCTCGTCGATGGAGGAGCTGACGGCGCTGTTGCCGATGTTGGTGTTGATTTTGACGAGGAAGTTGCGGCCGATAATCATCGGCTCCAGTTCGGTGTGGTTGATGTTGGCCGGGATGATGGCGCGGCCCCGGGCCACCTCGTCGCGGACGAACTCGGGCGTGATCTCCTCGGGGACGGATGCGCCGAAGGACAGGCCGGGGTGCTGCTTGCGGATGTCGTTGGAGGGCAGGCCGGCGGCCTCGGCGGAGGAGAGCGCCTCCTCGCGAATCTGGTGGCGTTTGAGGTTCTCGCGGATGGCGACGTACTCCATTTCCGGGGTGATGATGCCCTGGCGCGCGTAGTGCAGTTGGCTGACGGACTTGACGCCGGGCTTGGCGCGTCGCGGCTGGCGTCCCTCACGGTTGAAGGCGAAAAGCTGGTTCTTGCCGTCACGGTGGCGGGCCTTTTCGGCGTGGACGGCGGAGAGGTAGCCGTCGTCCTCGGGGCGCACGTCGCGTCCGGTGTAGGCTTCGGTGTCACCGCGCTCGTCAATCCAGGCGGCGCGGATTTCCGGCAGGCCCTTGGTTACGTCGCCGTGAAACTCGGGATCGCCCCAGGGGCCGGAGGTGTCGTAAACGCGGATGGGAGCGTTTTCCTCCAGCGTGCCGTCGGGCAGGCGGGTGGGCGAGAGCGCGATCTCGCGCATGGGCACGCGGATGTCTTCGCGGCTGCCGGGGATGGTCACGCGGGTGGATTTGGGGAAGAGTTGGCCGGTGGTGGGTGTGTCGCTCATAAGAAATTTGGTGGGTGGTTATGTGGTGGTGGCTAAGTTGGTCAGAAAGGCAGAGGTCCCCAAGTGACCCCATTTTCTCTGGTGGTAGACATTTCCGCTGTCAGCAGATATGGCGGTTGAAAGATGGATGTGTAAATCTGATTGCTGAGATTACCAGGTAGTGGCTCGGGGTTGATTTCAATAAATCGGGGCTCGCTGATTGCTCCGTCTTTGATCTCGTAATAGCCGACGACTCCACTGGTTGCGCTTCCATGGAGATAGACCCAAATTCGGGTGCGTTTATATAGCGGTTCCAGCGCGACAGCCTTCGGGTGTCCATCTATGCTTCCGATGTGGCGATAGGTGCCGTCATCATTAAGAAAACACCAGAAATAACCCCCACCTGTGCCAAACGTTTCGGGGCCGCCCGAGAGCAGCAGGTCGTTATCGCCGTCTTGGTCGAGGTCTACGACGAAGCGATAGCGTTCGACTGTCTCGCCGGCATGGTTGATCGCGGGGGAGCCAGAAGGGTCTGGTATGTCGGGAACCGTGCGTATAGCGGTTGCATCCTGTGGATTTTGAATTCTCTCATCAACCGCGCATAAGGTGATCGCCGGAAGCGCCAGCAGGAGAGCGGAAAATAAAGTCCGCGTGCTCCTGAGTCCTCTGTGTCTGCGAAAAAGCGTGGAAAAAACGTGCATGTGTCCCTTCGTCGGCATTACCCGTAGCAGGTTCCTCGGGTCGAAGGCCGTTTCGTGCCCTCCTCTCAGCCCCGCGCGCGGAGCCCCCCGTTTGTGAAGCGCACTAAAGGGGAAAAACCCGTGTTTCGCAACCCCTTAAAGCGATTATCCTCAGGTGTGCGCCGGGGGATAAGGCGAAAGGGGGGAAGCGCTTTTTACTGAGCGGTGACTTCGAAAAAGGTCTCCGGCGCGAAGTCGGTGTTACCGGGCATGGTTTCGAGGACGTTACCGTCGGGGCCGAGGACAACGATTTTGTCACCGATGCCGACGAATACCTTTTCGAGTTGGCCGGAGGGGGAGAACTGGTCGCAACGCAGGTAGCGGTTATCGAGGCCCGGGTAGGGGAGCATGGTGTAGAGCAACTCCCCGCTGCCGTCGTAAACGGTGTAGCGGGTGGCGAGCCCCTGCGCGTTGCGCTCGTAGTAGCCGTGCAGGATGACGTTGCCGTCGGGGTCGTGCTTGATGAACTCGGAGGGCCGGTCCGGATGGCCGACGATGGTGCCACGGTTGGCGGCGGTGGCGGGGGAAGACGCCTGGGTGATGTCCGGGGTGGAAAAAGCGACGAGCAGGAGAATGCCAAGCAGACCCAGCAGGAGGAGCGGGTTTTTATTCTTCATCGGGGTGATGGGGTAAAGGGTATGTTCGCCTGTTTTATAACCTATGGCGGGTTTTCTTCAGTTGTTTTACAAGAAGGAACCGTGTTTTGCAGTAACCCTTGTTGAGGGTATTTAGTGGCCTTATTCTACCGGGAAGGATCGTATCCGTGTCATCCGTGGTTAAGAAAAAGAGGCTCACACGGAGGCACAGAGGCACGGAGGGGAGAAAATGGTTAAAATGGCTAATGGTTGTTTCCTGGGGTCAATATTAAACCATTAGAAATCAGGCATTTAACCATGCGATATTGTGGCTGTGATATTTCTTGCAATGCATTTGGATGCTTTGTTCAGCGTTGCTCCATCTTGTCGCGCAGGGCGGTGAGGCGGCGAGCGCTTTCGCGGTTGCGCACGGCCATGGAGTAGGCCGCCGGGTCTCCGACGAGGAAGACCTTTTTGCGCCCGCGGGTGATGGCGGTGTAAAGGAGGTTGCGCTGGAGCATGACGAAGTGCTGCTTGAGCAGCGGGATGATGACGATGGGGAATTCGCTGCCCTGGCTCTTGTGGATGCTGATGGCGTAGGCCAGGGAGAGGTCCGTCATCTCCGTGCGGGTAAAGTCGTGGATCTCGTTGTCAAAGCGCACGGCGATGGTTCCGGCCTCGGCGTTGATATGGCTGATGCGCCCGAGGTCGCCGTTGAAGAGGTTCTTGTCGTAGTTGTTGCGCTGCTGGATGACCTTGTCGCCCCGGTGGAAGCGGACCGGGCCGAGCGTCACGCCCGGTTGGCCGGGGTTGAGCGCGGACTGGAGCACGGCGTTGAGATTGAGCGTGCCGCCCGCTCCCTTGTGCATGGGCGGGAGCACCTGCACGTCCATGACCGGGTCCAGGTGCGGATACCAGCGCGGGATGCAGTCGCGGCAGAGGCTGACCACGGCCTCGGCGCAGCGTTCGGGCTCGGGCGCGGCGATAAAGTGCAAATCCTCCGAGGGATCGACGTGGGCGGGGTCTTCCGCCGGGCCGGGCGGCGAGGCCTCGCCGTGGAGGATGGCGTGCGCGGTCAGGACAATCCGGCTGCGGGCCTGCTGGCGGAAAATCTGCGAGAGTCGCGTGACGGACGGCACATGGGGCAGGCCGCCGCTTTTTTCGGCCAGGCCGATGAGGTCGCCCAGGACGTTGCCCGCGCCGACGCTGGGGAGCTGGTCGGCGTCGCCCACGAGCAGGAGGTGAGCCCGCGAGGGGATGGCCCGGAAGAGGCAGGCGGCCAGCTTGCTGTCGAGCATGGAAGCCTCGTCCACCACCACGAAGTCGCAGGGCAGGGGGTTGTCGGCGTTGATGCTGAAGCCGCCCGCCGCCGGGTCGAACTGGAGCAGCCGGTGAATGGTCTGGGCCTGCGCGCCGGTGGTCTCACCCATCCGCTGGGCGGCCCGCCCGGTGGGGGCGGCCATGAGGAGCCGGACTTTTTTGGCCCGGAGGATTTCGGTCAGGGCCTTGAGAATAGTGGTCTTGCCGGTGCCGGGGCCGCCGGTGAGGATGGAAACCTTGTGGGCGAGGGCGGCGGAAATGGCGGCGGCCTGCTCGGGCGCGAATTCAAACCCGGCCCGCTCCTGCGCCCATTCGACGGCTTTGTCGATGAGGATGGGGGGCAGGCAGGAAGGGGTGTCGAGCAGGTCACGCAGGGCGTGGGCGACGACGACTTCGGCCCGGTGAGAGGCCGGAAGCTGGAGGATCGTTTGCGGGGAGTAAAGCTCGGCCGGATCCGTCGCCGCCGCGCCGGAGGGGATGAGCGCGCCCTGTTCGACGAGGCTCTTGAGCGGGGTGTTGAGCAGGTGCGGGTCCACGTCGAGCAGACGGGTGGCGTGCTCGATCAGGTCCGGGGTGGCAAAGGCGGTGTGCCCCTCGCTCTCGGCCTCCTCCAGCGCGAAGATCAGCCCCGCCTCCAGGCGGCGCGGGTTGTCGTTCTGGAGCCCGAGGTTGCGGGCAATCTGGTCGGCGGTTTTGAAGCCGATGCCCTGGATGTCGCGGGCGACGCGGTAGGGGTCGCGCTCAAGAATGGTGCGGGCCTCGTTGCCGAACTTGCGGTAAATACGTGTGCACAGGGCGGTGCTGACCCCGTAGGTGTGCAAAAAGAGCATGATTTCGCGCTGGGCCTGCTGGGATTCCCAAGCCAGCTTGATGTCCTTGGCCCGCTGTTTGCCCACGCCGGGGACTTCGCGCAGGCGGCCCGACTCCTCGGAAATGACTTTCAGGGTCTCAACCCCGAAGTGCTCGACGATCTTTTCGGCGAACTTCGGCCCGATATTGGGAATCATGCCGGAGCCGAGGTATTTTCTGATCCCGTGGACGGTGGAGGGCAGCTTGCTGGTGAAGCCCTTGATCTTGAACTGCGGGCCGTGGACGGGGTGGCGTTGCCATTCGCCGCGCAGTTCGAGGGTCTCACCACACTGGACGCCGGGCAGGTTCCCGGCGATGGTCACGCACTGGCGCTGGCCGTTGGGGCGGAATTCGCCGATCGTGTAGTGGTTCTCCTCGTTGGCGAAGACGATCCGCTCCAGCGTGCCGGTCAGGGTGTCGGGACTGTCGTTGGGGTCGGGCAAAATCGTGGTGAGAGTTTTTACCTCCGTGGAAATCCGGCCTTGCGGCGGCGTTCAGGCCGGGCAGGCTTCGATCTCGACCCCGAAGAATTCGAGGCCCAGTTCGGCCAGGTCGGCGTAGGCGCCGAGGGGGGCGGGGTCGTTGGCGGAGAGTTGCTTGATGGAGTGGCTGCCGGTGGCCACGACGAGGCAGCGCAGCCCGGCGGTGGCGGCGGAAGCAATATCCCAGGGGGAGTCGCCGATCATGAGAGTGGTGGCCGGGTCGGCCTGCATCGTCTCCATGACATGCCGGGTGAACTCCGGCTGCGGCTTGCGCCAGGGGGTGTCGCCGGTGCCGAAGACTTTCTCCAGGTAAGGGGTGTAGCCGAGGTAATCGGCGACGAGGCGGGCGTTGTTGCCCTCCTTGTTGGTAAAGATCGCCTGCTTGAAACCGCGTTCGTGGAGGGCTTTGAGCAGTTCGAGGGAGCCGGGGAGGGCGACCAGATCCTCCTTCCAGATTTCGGCGTAGTGCGAACGGAAGAGCTTGACCGCCCGCTCGGCGTTTTCCTTGCCCACGAGCCGTTCCATTGTGATCGGCACGGAGCCGCCGACGGTTGCCCGGACCGTCTCGTAGGACGCCGGTTCGAGCCCGAGCACGTCCTGTGCGTACCGGTAGCATCGGTAGATGGTCATGAAATGATCGATCAGGGTTCCGTCCAGATCGAAGAGAATGGTCTGTGTATCCTGCCCCATAATTCTAGCGTAAGTAGCATAGAATTTGCCCATCCGGGGCAATATGGCCAGCCTTTTGCTTGACCCGGGGGGATTGTCCCCCGACTTTCAGACCTGCCGGATATAATATCCGTCTCCCCTCTTCGCTAAACTATGCCGGAACAGGACGCACCTCCCGAACTGGACTTTCGTCGTGATGGCTCCGACTGCCTGACGATTGTTCTACGCGGTACCTGGAAGATGCAGCAGCAACTTCCGGACTCCGACCGTGTGCAGCAGGAGCTGGCCCCGGGACTGTCCCGGCTGGCCTTTGACGCTCAGGGCGTAAGCGGTTGGGACAGCGGCCTGATGACCTTTCTGCTGCGCTGCTGGGACCTGGCGGGTGCGAACAAAATCCAGATCGACTCCGAGGGGCTGCCCAAAGGCGTCAATGGCCTGATGAAGCTCGCCACCGCCGTCCCCGAGAAGGAAGGCACCGGACGCGGGGTAACCACGCGCTCGCTTTTTTACCGGGTCGGCTCACAGAGCATCGCGCTGGCCGAGGAGGCGCAGGAGATTTTTACGTTTCTGGGCGAGGCGGTTATTGCCTTCTTTCGCTTTTTTACCGGAAGGGCGCGCTTTCGCTGGAGCGACCTGTGGGTTGTGGTCCAGCAGACCGGGGCCGAGGCCCTGCCCATTGTCGCGCTGATCAGCTTTCTCGTCGGCCTGATCCTGGCCTATGTCGGGGCGGTGCAGTTGGCGCAGTTCGGGGCGACCATCTACGTGGCCGACCTGGTCGGCCTGGCCATGGTCCGCGAAATGGGCGCGATCATGACGGCTATTGTCATGTGCGGGCGGACGGGGGCGGCCTTTGCTGCTCAGTTGGGGACGATGAAGGTCTCTGAGGAGATTGACGCGCTCCAGACCCTCGGCATCTCGCCGATGGAGTTCCTGGTCCTGCCGCGCATGCTCGCCCTGTGCTGCATGCTCCCGCTGCTGGTACTCTTTTCCGACTTTATCGGCATCCTCGGGGGGCTGGTGGTCAGCATCACCACGCTCGATATTTCCTTCCAGCAGTTTGTGAACCGGACTATCGCGGCCATCGACCTGGCCAATTTCTCCAGCGGTCTGATCAAGTCCGTCTTCTTCGGCGTGCTGGTGGCCTCGACCGGATGCCTGCGCGGCATGCAGTGCGGGGACAGTTCCGCCGCGGTCGGGGTGGCCGCCACTTCCGCCGTGGTCACGGGTATCACCTGCATCATCGTGGCGGACGCGGTTTTTGCCGTGATCTTTAACATTCTCGGGATATGAGCCAGGAGCCGCCAAAGATCAAAGTCGAGCACCTGACCATGGCCTACGGTTCGTTCGTGGTCATGAACGACCTGAATTTCGAGATCAAAAAGGGGGAGATCTTCGTCATCATGGGCGGGTCGGGCTGCGGCAAGAGCACCCTGCTCAAGCACCTGATCGGGCTGAAAGACCCGGCGAAAGGCGAAATCTACTACGACGGGGAGAACTTCAATCACGCCGAGCCGGAGCAAAAGCTCCTTATGCTGCAAAAGTTCGGCGTGCTCTATCAGGGCGGAGCACTGTGGAGTTCGATGACGCTGGCCGAGAACGTCGCGCTGCCGCTGGGCGAGTTCACCTCGCTCTCGCAGAAGGAAATCCGCGACATCGCCACCCTGAAGCTTTCGCTGGTCGGACTGCGCGGGTTCGAGGACTTTTACCCGTCAGAGATCAGCGGCGGGATGCGCAAGCGCGCCGGCCTGGCCCGCGCGATGGCGCTCGACCCCGACGTGCTCTTTTTCGACGAGCCCTCCGCCGGACTGGACCCGATCAGCTCGCGCCGTCTGGACGACCTGATCCTGGAGCTGCGCGACAGCCTGGGGGCGACGGTCGTGGTGGTCACGCATGAGTTGGCCAGTATTTTCGCGATTGCCGACAAGGCGATCTTTCTCGACGCCGCCACGCGCACCCAGGGCGCGATCGGCAACCCGCACGACTTGCGGGACCAGACCGAGAACATGGCTGTGCGCACTTTTCTGCGCCGGGGCGAGGAGGAGATCCCCGAGGTCGTCTGAACGGCATGAAAAAAGCCATTGCCCAACCTTTTTAATCCACTAACGTTTCTAATAAACCGTATGAGCAAAAAAGCCAATCCAGCCGCCATTGGGGTTTTCGTGGTGGGGGCCGTCATCCTGGCAGTCGTCTCTCTGGTCATTTTCGGCTCCGGCACGCTCTTTCGCAAGACCGAGACCTTTCTGCTGTACTTTCAGGACTCGATCAACGGGCTGGAGGTCGGCGCTCCGGTCAAGTTCAAGGGCGTTCGTATCGGCCAAGTGACGGACATCCGCATTCGCTTCAACCAGGACGACGAGTCGCCGCATGTGCCGGTCTTTATCCAAATTGACATCGACCGGCTCCAGAACTCGCTCGGCGTGGACGTTGACCTGAGCAACGACAAGATCTTCGAAGAACAGGTCGATATCCTCGGGTTGCGGGGTAAGCTGCAGCAGGCGAGCTTTGTCACCGGGATGCTTTTCATCGAGCTTGACTATGATCCCAACGCTGGCCCGGCCTACTTCGTTCAATTGAAGAACGAAGACGACGACTATGATTACAAGGAAATCCCCACCGTCTCCTCCGGCCTGACCGAAGTTATCAAGAAAGTCACCGGTATGGTGGACAAGATCAGCAAGATCGACTTCCAGTCCATCGGGGAAAAGGCCAACGACATCCTGACCCGGCTTGACGACGGGATGGCCGAAATCCAGTTCAAGGAAATCAACGACAAGGCCGTCGCCCTGCTCGACAATCTCGACAGCATCAGCGGCGATCCCGAGTTCAAGAAGCTCCCCGGTAACCTCAATGCTACTCTTGATGACGGACGCAAGTTCATCGCCACCCTCGACAAGAGCATGGACGGTGTGATTTCCGACCTGAAAATCACACTCAACGGTGCCCGCAGCACGCTTGGGCAGATCGATGTGGTGGCCGACAACCTGAATAACATGCTCGAACCGGAATCCCCGTTGCGCTACCAGCTCGAAAGCTCGCTGAGCGAACTGTCTGATGCGCTGCGCTCGATCCGTGTGCTGGCCGACTACTTGGAGCGTAATCCGAGTGCGCTGCTCATCGGTAAGCAGAATAATTCATCTTCAGACAAGTAAACCATGCGTAAACTCATCCTTGCACCGCTGCTCTTTGCCTGCCTGCTCGCCCTGTCCGGCTGCTCCATCGGCGAGTCTTCCTCGCCTTCGCGCTTCTACGTGCTGACCCCCCTGCCCGAGGGGACCCAGCCGGTTTCCTTCGAGGGCGAGGCACCTTCGGTTGGCCTGACTCGCGTGCAGATTCCGGCCACGCTGGACCGTCCGCAGATGGTTGTCTTTACGGCCCCCAACGAGGTCAACTACAACGAATTCAACCGCTGGAGCGAGCCGCTCTCGCAAGGCATCGGCGAGACCGTCCGCCGCAATCTGCTTGTGCTCATGGGGCCGGGCAAGGTGTCCGCGTTCCCGTGGATGCAGACCTTTCCGCGTGACTACAACGTGCAGATTATCGTGCAGGAGTTCGGTCCCTACACCTATCTGAACGAAGTCATCCTCCGCGCCGTGTACCGGATCGAGGAAGTGGGCAAGGGCAAGCGTGACACGGTATTTGTGGCGGAAGTCGTCTATAACCAGCCCATCGCCGGGGAGACGCAGAACTTCGATGATATCGTCGATGCCCTCAGCAAGACCGTGGCCCGTCTGAGCCAGGACATTGCCGCCGAAATCCAGAAGCTCGAACAGCAGCAGGACGAGACCGAAGGCGAAAACAAGTCCGCCGACGCGCCCAAGACCGAGACGACCGAAGCAGGCAAGGGCATGCTTCAGCCGCACTTCCGTGGTCTGGATAAGGAGTAGTCCCGCTTTTCCCGCCAGGGGAGCAGAGATTTATTACCGGCTTTAAGTCGTTTTGAAAACGGAACTTCGTTCCTTTCTCACTTCCCGGTCTTCCTGTTACACAAAACTCCGTGCCTCTGTGCCTCCGTGTGAGGCTCTTTATTTACCGGCTCGTTATTTGTCTTGTTGTGAACGGTCTGTGCCGTTTCTGGGCGAGGTTCAAGACCCGGCTTCGACCATGATCTTGACGCCTTCCTGGCGGATGTTGGTGGCAAAGGCTTCCTCGATCTGGTCGAGCGGGAACCGGTGCGTGATGAGTGAACTCATGGGCAGGCCGATGCGCTCGGCGCGCTGGAGGAAGTGGTAGGCGTTCGGGTACTCGAAGCTGTTGTAAGCCCAACTGCCGGTCACGGTGATTTCCTTGCGGCAGATGTCGAGATGCGGGTTGATCTTGCACTCGCCACCGTCCACAAAGTGCCCGACCTCGCAAATGCCGCCTCCCCGGCGGATGCACTTGAAGAGGTTGGAAAAAGCCGCGGGCACGCCCGTCACCTGGAAGCCGAAGTGCGCGCCTACGCCCTTGGTCATGCCGTTGACGGCATCGGCCAGCTCGTCGATCCCGGCGAAGTCGCGGTAGTTGAGCGTTTCGTCCGCGCCCATCTTGCGGGCCAGTTCGAGGCGTCCGGGGTTGCCGTCGATGGCGATGAGCGTGTTGATCCCATAGGTGCGCAGAACCGCGAGCATCATCAACCCGATGGGGCCGCAGCCCTGCACGATGACCCGTGTGCGGAAATTCAGGGTGGCCCCGCAGCTCTTGGCGCGTTCCAGGGCGTGGCAGCCGACGGCGGCGGGCTCGATCAGGGTGCGCAGCTCCAGGCTCATGTCGTTGACGACAAAGACGGAGGAGCCGGGGCGGATGATGAGGTACTCGCCGAAGTAGCCGTTGAAATGGTTGTCGGGCTCGTCGGGTAGCAGCCCGTAGATGCGCATGTCGTCGCACAAGTTCGCCTTGAGCGGGTTGTACTTGGCGATCATGCAGGCCTCGGAGGTCTCCATCAGGCTGGTAACGATCCGGTCACCGGGCACAATGGGTTTGCCCACGCTGTCCATTTTGATGTTTTTGCCGACTTCTATCACCACGCCGGTGCCCTCGTGCCCGAGCACGACCGGGGCGAGGCCGAAAGGGTCGGAGTTGTAGCAGTGCACGTCGGTGCCGCAGACGCCGCAGGCTTCGACCTTGACCAGAATTTCGTCTGGCCCGATGGCGCGGAGCGGGAACTCGCGTATCTCGACCTGCTTGGGTCCGGTGAGGACAGCGGCCCGCGCGTAAGCCGGGACGGTGCCCCGTGTCTTGGCTGGAGCGGAAGTTCGCTCACTGGCCGCAGCTTGTGTTCCGGCAGTGGTGGCCGGGCGGGATTGGGTTACGACCTCGCGGACGATGCGGTCGATGTCATCTCGGGTGAACTGCATGGGCAAAGAAAGCGAAAAAAGCGGCAACGGATGCCAGATTTTGAAAGTGGTGCTCCGGCGCGCCTCTCCACGGTGGGACAGGCGCACCGAAGTCCACGATCAGGCTTAGTTATGCAAAAAATCAAGCACGCCCGGCCAGAACTGTGCGCTCATATTGCCGGATGGAATCGGCCAAGGCAAGCTCTCCCGGGACATTATTTCGGCGGCAGAACTCCTCCCAAACCACGCTCCAGGGCAGGGCCTTGGCGGTCTCCAGCAGCAGCAGGCGGGAGGTGTAGTCGCCTTCGAGTTCGGCCTGGCGCAGCTTTTCGCGGGGTTCGAGCAGGGCGAGCAGCAAGCACTTCTGGGCGGCGCGGGTGCCGATGGCCCAGGCGGCGATGCGGTTGATGGAGGCGTCGAAGAAGTCCAGCCCGATGTGGGTGCGGGGCAGGGCGTCGCAGCGGACAAGCTCCTGCATGATGGCCTGGGTGGCGTCGTCGAAGAGCACGACGTGGTCGCTGTCCCAGCGGACGCCGCGGGAGACGTGCAGGAGCAGTTCGGGCACGAACATCAGGACGGAGGAAATCTTGTCCGCGATGCTCTCGGTCGGGTGGAAATGCCCGGCGTCCAGGCAGAGGGCCGTCTGGTTCTTGAAGGCGTAGCCCA
The DNA window shown above is from Ruficoccus amylovorans and carries:
- the truA gene encoding tRNA pseudouridine(38-40) synthase TruA, which encodes MTAPALKKFKAVCAYDGTDFFGWQSQAGGNTVQDFIEARLAAILKTPTRIHGSGRTDSGVHSKGQVFHFEADWEHPPAHLLRALRCGLPAGIQVSRLSRAAPDFHARFSATGKRYCYRLFEGYAPPWENRYCWSLGNRRLDTAAMAEAARYFVGEQDFTAFGANRRDGSADNPVKDMRRADVIRRGPRITVTLEASGFLYKMARSMAGTLVEVGLGKMSPDELAAILANRRRVEQVATAPAKGLWMERVYYTGERKRK
- the thiC gene encoding phosphomethylpyrimidine synthase ThiC, coding for MSDTPTTGQLFPKSTRVTIPGSREDIRVPMREIALSPTRLPDGTLEENAPIRVYDTSGPWGDPEFHGDVTKGLPEIRAAWIDERGDTEAYTGRDVRPEDDGYLSAVHAEKARHRDGKNQLFAFNREGRQPRRAKPGVKSVSQLHYARQGIITPEMEYVAIRENLKRHQIREEALSSAEAAGLPSNDIRKQHPGLSFGASVPEEITPEFVRDEVARGRAIIPANINHTELEPMIIGRNFLVKINTNIGNSAVSSSIDEEVEKMRWSVKWGGDTLMDLSTGKNIHQTREWILRNCPVPVGTVPIYQALEKVNGKAEELTWELYRDTLIEQAEQGVDYFTIHAGVLLRYIPQTARRMTGIVSRGGSIMAKWCLSHHKENFLYTHWDEICEICAAYDISFSIGDGLRPGSIADANDAAQFGELKTQGELTTRAWEHGVQVMNEGPGHVPMHMIKENMEKQLEWCHEAPFYTLGPLTTDIAPGYDHITSGIGAAMIGWYGTAMLCYVTPKEHLGLPDRNDVREGVITYKIAAHAADLAKGHPAAQVRDNALSKARFEFRWEDQFNLSLDPEKARSFHDETLPAEGAKTAHFCSMCGPNFCSMKITQDVREYAEKKGITEEQALEEGMQEKADEFKQKGAEVYS
- the recD2 gene encoding SF1B family DNA helicase RecD2; translation: MPDPNDSPDTLTGTLERIVFANEENHYTIGEFRPNGQRQCVTIAGNLPGVQCGETLELRGEWQRHPVHGPQFKIKGFTSKLPSTVHGIRKYLGSGMIPNIGPKFAEKIVEHFGVETLKVISEESGRLREVPGVGKQRAKDIKLAWESQQAQREIMLFLHTYGVSTALCTRIYRKFGNEARTILERDPYRVARDIQGIGFKTADQIARNLGLQNDNPRRLEAGLIFALEEAESEGHTAFATPDLIEHATRLLDVDPHLLNTPLKSLVEQGALIPSGAAATDPAELYSPQTILQLPASHRAEVVVAHALRDLLDTPSCLPPILIDKAVEWAQERAGFEFAPEQAAAISAALAHKVSILTGGPGTGKTTILKALTEILRAKKVRLLMAAPTGRAAQRMGETTGAQAQTIHRLLQFDPAAGGFSINADNPLPCDFVVVDEASMLDSKLAACLFRAIPSRAHLLLVGDADQLPSVGAGNVLGDLIGLAEKSGGLPHVPSVTRLSQIFRQQARSRIVLTAHAILHGEASPPGPAEDPAHVDPSEDLHFIAAPEPERCAEAVVSLCRDCIPRWYPHLDPVMDVQVLPPMHKGAGGTLNLNAVLQSALNPGQPGVTLGPVRFHRGDKVIQQRNNYDKNLFNGDLGRISHINAEAGTIAVRFDNEIHDFTRTEMTDLSLAYAISIHKSQGSEFPIVIIPLLKQHFVMLQRNLLYTAITRGRKKVFLVGDPAAYSMAVRNRESARRLTALRDKMEQR
- a CDS encoding HAD family hydrolase: MGQDTQTILFDLDGTLIDHFMTIYRCYRYAQDVLGLEPASYETVRATVGGSVPITMERLVGKENAERAVKLFRSHYAEIWKEDLVALPGSLELLKALHERGFKQAIFTNKEGNNARLVADYLGYTPYLEKVFGTGDTPWRKPQPEFTRHVMETMQADPATTLMIGDSPWDIASAATAGLRCLVVATGSHSIKQLSANDPAPLGAYADLAELGLEFFGVEIEACPA
- a CDS encoding MlaE family ABC transporter permease, encoding MPEQDAPPELDFRRDGSDCLTIVLRGTWKMQQQLPDSDRVQQELAPGLSRLAFDAQGVSGWDSGLMTFLLRCWDLAGANKIQIDSEGLPKGVNGLMKLATAVPEKEGTGRGVTTRSLFYRVGSQSIALAEEAQEIFTFLGEAVIAFFRFFTGRARFRWSDLWVVVQQTGAEALPIVALISFLVGLILAYVGAVQLAQFGATIYVADLVGLAMVREMGAIMTAIVMCGRTGAAFAAQLGTMKVSEEIDALQTLGISPMEFLVLPRMLALCCMLPLLVLFSDFIGILGGLVVSITTLDISFQQFVNRTIAAIDLANFSSGLIKSVFFGVLVASTGCLRGMQCGDSSAAVGVAATSAVVTGITCIIVADAVFAVIFNILGI
- a CDS encoding ABC transporter ATP-binding protein produces the protein MSQEPPKIKVEHLTMAYGSFVVMNDLNFEIKKGEIFVIMGGSGCGKSTLLKHLIGLKDPAKGEIYYDGENFNHAEPEQKLLMLQKFGVLYQGGALWSSMTLAENVALPLGEFTSLSQKEIRDIATLKLSLVGLRGFEDFYPSEISGGMRKRAGLARAMALDPDVLFFDEPSAGLDPISSRRLDDLILELRDSLGATVVVVTHELASIFAIADKAIFLDAATRTQGAIGNPHDLRDQTENMAVRTFLRRGEEEIPEVV